From the genome of Capsicum annuum cultivar UCD-10X-F1 chromosome 4, UCD10Xv1.1, whole genome shotgun sequence:
TACCTATATGAGTTAGTTGAGTACTTGCTAGTTGTTAATAAGTAATTTATTGATAAGTTGTTTGGAGATTGATGGTAATGGACTAAACTTTATTTGTATGCTTCGATTTTAGTAGTTTATAACTTCTGAAGTGTTATCATGGTTGTGCTTAATATCACCTAGTTTAGCCACTATGACATCTATTGAGAAGTATTTGTTGTAATGATATTAAACTTTCCCTATATTTTGGTAGATAACATATGTGATTCAGTATGTCATTTGTTAGCAGTAAGCATACTCATAAGTTGGTTCTCTTTTTCTTACAAGATATATAGAGATTAAATTAATTAGTGAATTTCGTTTATCACCATGTTCGGTCATAGGAAGTGGTTGGTCTATTTTCCGGAGGGCTAAGTGCAACATCAACTTTATCGATTATTGTTGTGGTGATTTATGGAGTTTATTTGGCTATTAGAGGCTCCATGACCGCAGGATCTCTTACATCCTTCATTCTTTATAGCGGCACAGGTAAATTATGTcgtgattttttcttttcttttataatggaAATCGAGTTTTCCAAGAGTGAGAATCTTACTAAAAATAGGATATTATTGAAATGGAATCTAGAGAAGTCATTCCATGAAtatatcaaggactaattcacaaCTGAATTCCTCGCAGTTGGTTCATCGATATCGTCTCTATGTTTATATACAACAAACATGAAAGATGAAAGAGCAAGTAGGAGAGTGTTTCAGCTTCTGGACTGCATCTCAAGCATGTCTACATCAGGAGATAAGTGCCCTATAAGGTTAGTCTGTCCTTTTTCACTCACAAACATCCTCTTATGGGGTGTTGGTAGTAAGAAGCTTGTATTCCACTGACCATTACTTATTTTGTTAAAGTGAAAACCTATAGAGATACTTCTTATAACATCTCGGTGGTTGGTGACTGACCCTGATGGTGACGTTGAACTGGATGATATATGTTTTTCTTACCCTTCTCGCCCAAGTCATATGGTACTTATTCTAAGGTAGAGGCAAGGTTTGTGTTCACTTTACCCTCCCAAaactccactttgtgggaattgaccgagtatgttgttgttgttgtatttatggAAGTGTCAATTGTGACTAAAGTTTAAAACTTTAGACATATTTATATGGGTTTATGGGCTTCTGGTTTTGGAATCTGTATATTTAGAAAGTTGTAAAATCCTACTTTACACAACTTATCATGTACAAAGTTGAACCTGTTCATGCAATGCAGCTGTGTTCCATGTACAAAGTGTACATTCTTTTGAGTCTGCTCACAATGTTGATGATTAGAGGTAGTTCCTTTTTTCCTTTGAGTCTCTAGTTTTGTTTTTCGTGTTGAGTTAGAGTTAGAACTTTGTCTAGCCCACTCATATCTAAACCGATCCACTCATATTTGATCCCGCTCATTTGTCAACACTATTTGCGTCCTTAGTATTTTTGAACCTACCTCTGCCACTCTTAATAAGATCATGATGTTTTGAAGGATATTGAAATTCTTTCTCCAGAATcgaacttcaaaaaactcaaatCAAATTCTTGAGAAGGAGATAATGGTATTTCAGAATCGTTGGCATTTTCTTCTTGGTGAGATTGACTATGATTATGAGAAGACCTGAGCCAAGTGGAGGTCGGAAGGAGATGCTGACGTCCGACAAATGACGATGATAATCAAAAGAAAGAAGTGAAAGCCGAAAGGCGAGTAGCAGCCAGCAAGCTCAGCTTGGAGAGAAAGAGCTGACTTTCTTAGAGAGAGAAATAGATAGGGTTttgatgtttattgtttgatgTTGAATTAGGGATTTCTTTTAATTCAATTTCTCCccctttttaaaaatagaatGACACCGTTTTGATTctttaaataaggaaaaagaagCCCAACTTTCTTTTTAATATCTAAAACGcctgaagcaaaaaaaaaaattaaaaagtgtcGTGAATGAGTCTCGAACCCGAGACCATGAGGTCCTCTGCGTGAAAAGTTTGAACCCCTTTGCCACTGAACCAATTTTTTTGCTTGTGTCAAAGGGGTTCAacttaatatatatacacatagaaAAAAAACTTCAGCATATATATacagtataattttccgacgaagggggttcggatgaacccctggaGTCGAACCCCTGGAGTCCACGTAGCTCCGCCCCCGTGTAGGAGACCCCTTTTCTTCCTTAACCGAGGGAGTCTGAACATAAATGTGAAATGAAGAAACAACATACACtaaaattattattgtcattTGTTGATTGTACCACTAGCGTAGAATTAACTTATCCAATATAACCAACACTCTTGGCCACTGCTTTAGGTGCCATTCTGAACATAACATTCTTTGCAGAAGTTCGGATAAAAGATCATCCATATTGCAGGAAATTCTGTTTCTTATTGCTTACCAATTTGAATCCCTCAGTGAATTGATGAAGAGGAAATTGAGTTGGCtagttttttgaatttaatatgaTGAGACTGaatataatttatcttttatcaaaaaatttgcTTATTTTGTTTGCTACTATAAAAGATAAAAGACAAAAGCAAACATCGTGATAGTAAGCAAATCTTCTGGAGGTACTGCATGAATGGAGCTTCTGAAAACTAAGAACCTCATCACTTTACATACTTCTACATAGTGATGGAGTATTTCCTTGATTGGCGTTTAATGCTCTGAGCTACTTAGTGTCTATTAATTGTCCTTTCGATGATAAGAATTGTCCTCTACTTAGTGGGTGTCTtgattctgttttttttttccttctttctttattGGTGTGTTGTTAcatcttgttttatgttttattacgTCTTTGTATACTATTTTGTGTCCCAAACCCGGGGTCTATTGAAACAGTgcagtggtatggactgcatacactttaccctccccagaccccatgtTGTGGGAATACgttgtgtatgttgttgttgttttagctCCGGTTTAAGAAGGCTATTTCTTCTATCTGGGAATAAAGTTTCTTTATAAACAATTGGGTCTTCACGGAATATTTTGTTTACCAGAAGTCGCATATCGTTTAGTCAACCTTAATGGTCCATGTCACGTTTGCTTTCTCTGCTACTAGTTTTTGCTTCTAATTTATAGACTTTCTTGTTGAGCAGGTCAATGGCCATCAGAGGATGTCCTTTCCCACTACTGCTTGTCACGTGCAAGCATTTTCAGGTGTTAACAAATGCTATATTTCAGATTGTATTATAACATTTTTGGTTGTATCATTAACTGATTTCAGTTGATTTTCGACTCTTCCAGGGAAAAAAGAATCATTGAGCTTGGATCTGGCTATGGCTTAGCTGGATTGATCGTTGCAATGACCACAGAAGCACGGGAAGTTTTCATATCTGATGGAAATCCCCAAGTTGTTGATTGTATCCTTTTGATTTAGTTGGGGGATGAGCACTGTAGTTTGTTCCACTGATTTTACCCAATATCTGGTACATATAGGTAAAACGATAATGCACTCTGCTAAGCTTCTTTCTTTACTTTATGGATTCATTAAGCATTGAACCCTTGCTTTTTATTTCCTGGTGACAAACCTGTATTGGTTAGGATATCCAGTGATAAAATTGTTTTTGATTTTATTGGGAAAATTGtgcatttcttcatttttcactttaCTGATCGTACCACTTGTTTTTGCATTTCAACTCCAATGATAACATAGTAATTAAGTTTGTAATTTGTCAGTAGTGTGTTGAAGAACGTCAAGATCTTGTTTTATTCATCTGTCCATTAATTGTGCAGTAACCTCAATATTGCGTACTTTCCTCTACTCTGAGATATAGATTGATAGCCATGCATTGAATCAAATTTACCGTTAATCCTTGTTGGAGTTGTCAGTCTTCTATTTCCTTTCAATTACACTAACAGTGATTGATGCTTCTTTATTATCCCAGCTGGTTTAAACTATGACTTGTGCCTATCAAACACTGCGTAAGATGTCCAAACTTCGATAATCAATTGCTTCACTTATCTCTTATCTTTACTTTGGATGTACTTAACATTCAGATATACAGCGTAATGTAAATGCCAACTCCGGTTCATTTGGTGGTACAGAGGTGAAGCCATTGATGCTACACTGGGGTCAAGAAAAAGACACTGATATCTCCAACACATTTGATGTCATCATTGCAAGTGACTGGTAGTTGTCTCTTTTCTTACTGAACTGTTCTTAACCTCACATTAAGCATTCTGCTGTAAGTTGTAAATTGAGTTCATCATATCTCTATTTCGATGTTTTCACGTCAACGGCTAATGAATATTAACCTGGAGAACATTGACAAGAGAGAGTAGATCAAGTGGAAAACACCTCCAAAACGTTGGTTGATTCGAGTCTCGAAGCGAGtcaattaaaatataaaagaaaatgttGACCTGGAGAACATAAGCCCTATAATTTATACAAAATTGTATTACAATCATGCTAACAATGCTAACCTTTTCCACAATACAGTGTACTCTAATTTGGTAGTGTAATATTCTATTTGGTCATCTTATATCCTTGCACCCTGCTACAACTTCTTTTCTTTTGAGCTgatggtctatcggaaacagcctcccTACCCTGCAAATGTAGGGTTAAGGTCTACGTACATCCTACCCTCCCTagatcccacttgtgggattacataaACAAGAAGTACCTCTGTAGCCCATTCACTCAATACGACAGAAAGTGTAAAACCACTTAAGGTCATACTGATGGGCAGTATGTTGTTGTTTCGTATCTTTGTCAATTAAGCCTTTTCATGTACACATGCAAGAACTCTATATGGATCTTTTCGTTTCTGTACACTAAGATGCTCTATATTTTGGACTTCATTTGTGATTTTGCAGCACTTTCTTCAAAGAGTTCCACGAAGCACTTGTCCAAACTATCAAATCACTATTAAAAGAGGAAGGTCCTTCTGAAGCCATACTTTTGAGCCCCAGAAGAGGCGATTCATTGGACAAGTTTCTCGCAGAAGTTAAAGATAGCGGATTGCATTTCAGCACAGATGAAATATATGATGCAGAAGTTTGGAGGCGTCATCAGAGATTTATCGAGGGTGATGATTCCTGGCCGAATTATGAGATGGATCATTGCTATCCTTTGCTGGTCAGAATCACACGGTGAAATTTACAGTGAATATACTCTGCCCAGTACGCTTATTTTGTACATATAGAACTATAACTGCTAGTTCAGATCTTCTGTACTATGAAATATGAACTGATTCCACTATTGACAAGTTACTGATTATTACTATTTATTAAGATTTTCATATTTGCCTCAAGTCTCTTGAGAGTTATGAAGTAGTTCAATTGTAAACTGTGACACTTACTTTCAACAAATAAGTTGGTAGCTTAACTAGtcatatgaaaaataacaatGTAATAGTAAATGAGCACATGGTTGGCATGAAATATTGTTCTTGATTAACAAACAGTCACCTGTGTTGGTGCGAGGTAGTAGATATCTGGCGGAATAGTTGAGATGCACACAAGCAATGGTTGAGGGAGAGTGTCAAGTACCGGTCGACTGAACCCAGAAACTTTGGTTCAAACTCTATATATTTCTTTTAAGGATCCATTGAATGTGAACATATTATTAACTTAGAACTCCATAACTTTATGAAGTTAGAATTCAGAACTCATAAAATTCTAGTTCTTTCACTTTATACTTTCAACCCTCGTTTGGGTGAGTGTTCACCTCAATACTATTACGGAGCAAAATAATTTGCAAACTTACATCATTCATGTAAGTTGGCCAGCTGTCCAAAATATCCATCTCGAGAGCTACTGTCGCTCCTGCCTATTGGGAGAGGATGATCAATTTAGGctgtgcaaaaaccgaaccgaccAATAAACCGacccgataaaaatattattgggttattgatatcgggttatcgggttaacggttttttatttattttataaaaaaatttattgggtaagcGGTTCAGtatcggttttagcttattgggttatcggttaaaccgataacccaataaggatacattaagttattgttttatccctatttatgttatatatttaaatctctctctGTCTcgttatctatctatctatctatctatctatctatctatctatctgtctcgttatctgtctatctatctgtctcgttatctatctatctatctatctatctatctatctatctatctcgtTATcaatccatccatccatccatccatccatccgtCCATCCATCCGgacatccatccatccatccatctatccatctagaTATCTATCTAATCCGTCCGTCCGTTCGTCCGTCCATCCACCCACCCACTCACCCATCCATCCATCaattatatgcactactaattcataattcagtgtttcacaaagtattaacctattcagtgcaacaaagacacaatataaagttcggctattatcggctattatcgtaataaaaagcttgaagcatttatagcttccaataattaggattcaatttttttcctaactaacattcaattcaagtttgaagattcttgtaaactaaaatgcattgcgtaggttttggcggtaattaagatttcattttcttatgttagttgttactatttctattttatgagtatttttttattagttaaaccgaaaatcgaactgttaaggaccaaaaatcgataagaaaatatcttattggttggttattggttttacatatttaaaaatcgaaaaccgataaaccgaaccaataacacgtaaaaccgaaccgaaccgaccgatacaCACCCCTAGATCAACTGTCCTCGAATTATTCACTCCTACTACCACGTGGCTTCTGCTTTGCATTCAAAATGTCATCCGATAAggtgaaagaaattaaaaaagggtCGAGTTTATCTCAGCGACGCCACAAAAGATGATGGCCTTGAACACCACAATACTTATGGGTGGCTCAATGAAGTAGACGGCTTAAAGTCAAATCTTAATAAGAGATGATAGAAAAATACGGAGCAAAATCAGTATTTACCTTGATATGTTGCAGTGGAAGAAGATGATTTTACCCCCGAAAGAATTGCTCCAAGTCAATTTCGTTTCTCTTGGAAACAGAATGTTAATTCACAAACTAAATGTCCTTTAATTTCAGTGTTGTTGTTTATTGTTTTTGTCACTTCTctgtcttgtttttttttttggaggaagagatgaattccaaatatggGGAAGTGGAACAGTAACTGTTTCCCCCaagttttcaaaaattcattacaTATCTTTTTTTTCCCTCTTATTTGTCAgataacccaaaaaataaaattccgGGTCGGGTTGATCCACATGGACGACCCATGACCCATAATCCAACATCTCCCACTTCGCACATGGTGGAAAAAACCCGAAGCAGTGTGACTTCAACACGTAATCTATTCATACGACAAATAGTACTCCGTGTGACCTGTAAGCATCTCAAGCTTTACCCATAAGGTTTTATAGGAATCCAATCACATGTGGAAAGAATTCTCTATAAATATAAGGATTTTAATACTCACGATTAAGGGTGGGCATGGTTTGATACGGTACGATAATTTTGGTTTTCggtatctaaaagaacaatatcattaccataccaaattGGTTCGGTTTGGTTCGGTAATTTTAAATTCGATTTCGATATTTTACAgtatggtaattcggtaaccatactttatttgattccgacttacatatattcatataagaaaaactacaattttaaactttaaaaacgTCTCAATCATATCATACTAACAACTCTCTCTGTTAATCAATTATACAAAAAGAATATTTCAATCATGATTGAATAGTTTAAGATGCAAACTCTAAACAAcattacctaaacttaagcatagtacttctaaataataagcttcccaaaaaatttatttctgaataaaaattacttttatgttcaattggctaatggatgatatataaatatatttaataatcttaactataatatatatgagttttatatattattaaaaaacttcGGTGCGGTATACagtattttggtatttattacataaataccaaataccgtaccaagtaccaaataatttaaaactcctaccaaataccataccaaataccataacatgCATACCGCAATACAAAAAAATTTCGATTTCGGTATGGTATtcatatataccataccatgcccaacCCTACTCACGATACCTCAGACATCATTCACTACTTTAGTAGTTACTTATCTGATCCCTCATCCTCTTAAAGAGGTGAACTCGAGTTCACGATTAactttatatacacaattacacttgacTCTTATATGGTTAGTGTAATAGCTGTTTTGtgtaaacaagttaaaatattcatCTTATGTCTTCCCATTCTACTTGAATCTATCTGTTCTAATCAACGGCTTTCTTAGACATGCACCGCATTGCCGAATCTCTCATGACTATTAGTAACATGATAAAGTAGCAACACCGACCGAAACTCCaagaaatagttaaaggtctAAGGGTACtccaatgaaaagttaaaataacttaGAGGGTCTCACACAATGAAGAAGCAGGGATTCATTCTTCCATTAACCCATTGATCGCTAAGCGCACGTGGTATGAAACACGTGCTATGATGTTATCACCTTATATAGGTGCGTGTGTCTCATTCTTTTAGTCATGCAACATCGTACTGATCTAGGTCTAGACACCTCTAAATGTCTaacctgagtttctttctttaataagcCTCAAATCCATATTCTTAGAGAAACTCACATCTGGCTTTACAAAACAAGTCATTATCTTATGGTAAAATTTTTCTCTTCACGTTCCTCGACGTAAGAGGCGATTGCTCGTGTGAGAGAGCCAATCTGACGACTTGTTCAACATactatattaataaaatacattttcaaatgcaaatgagattgaacataaatttaagattcttatattgataatGATTACAATCAAGTTATctacaatacataaacataatcatatcctacgtaATTCTAGAGCCATAACATGTTTCTAAAACAAGTCTCTAGATATTGTCTTAGTAAAGGGATCAACTATCATTTCTTGTGTAGGaatgtattgtaaatttatttctccacttgctactatgtctcttacaaagttatacttaatatcaatatgcttggtcttgctgtgatatttaggatccttcgTATATGCGATAGCCGCCTGACTGTCACAATATAAAATCCTAGGATCTTTAGAATTCTTCGCGATGTTCAAATGCTCAAAGAATAATTTCAACCAAACAACTTCTTGAACTGCAGATGCACAAACCACAAGTTCGAAGTCCATTGTTGACGGGGCTATGGaagtttgtttcttactttttcaTGAAATTGCATCACCATTTAGTAAGAAGGCATAACCGGAggtttattttctatcataccgGTCACCAGCCCAATCAACATCTGTATAACCTCTTATGAATAAATTGGATCCATTATAGCATAGTGAATAATCAGCAGTTCCCTTCAGGtataaaaaaattctctttactgcTTTCCAATGATCTCTACCAAGATTGGATTGATACCTGCTAACTAGACCTACGACATATCAAATGTCTAGATGAGTACACATCATAGCATACATCAAGCTAACAACTGCATTGTAATATGTACTCGAgacatgtctttttttttttcagtctTGATTCACCTCTTGCTATAGGAGTATCCATGGATTTGCAACTATTCATTTGAAAAcgttctaaattttttattatgtatgtTTTTTGAGATagattcaaaattttcttgaaacGGTCTTTTTGGATTTTAACACCCGATATATAGTCTacttcacccatatctttcatgcCAAATGACTTTGAAAGTCATGACTTAACAGTTTTtacacactttaaaatatttccagctaataaaatatcatccatgTAAAGTAAGagtgtcaagtgggtcgggccgggCCAACCCAAAACTGGCCCGTTTAGTTTAACCGTGTTGTGGGCCAGTTTCGGTCTGGGTTGGAGTTAAGTGGGCTGGGCCGGTTCCGGGTTCAAcggtaaaaatattgaaaacaatcctgaaccggcccacttaacccaacccggttaaatccacctaaacccggtcaaactcggttaaaaaccggtcaaatccatttaaaaataaaataaaaaatccaatattcactatatacactacaattatattcaatatatacactccaatatacactatatacactccaatataNNNNNNNNNNNNNNNNNNNNNNNNNNNNNNNNNNNNNNNNNNNNNNNNNNNNNNNNNNNNNNNNNNNNNNNNNNNNNNNNNNNNNNNNNNNNNNNNNNNNNNNNNNNNNNNNNNNNNNNNNNNNNNNNNNNNNNNNNNNNNNNNNNNNNNNNNNNNNNNNNNNNNNNNNNNNNNNNNNNNNNNNNNNNNNNNNNNNNNNNNNNNNNNNNNNNNNNNNNNNNNNNNNNNNNNNNNNNNNNNNNNNNNNNNNNNNNNNNNNNNNNNNNNNNNNNNNNNNNNNNNNNNNNNNNNNNNNNNNNNNNNNNNNNNNNNNNNNNNNNNNNNNNNNNNNNNNNNNNNNNNNNNNNNNNNNNNNNNNNNNNNNNNNNNNNNNNNNNNNNNNNNNNNNNNNNNNNNNNNNNNNNNNNNNNNNNNNNNNNNNNNNNNNNNNNNNNNNNNNNNNNNNNNNNNNNNNNNNNNNNNNNNNNNNNNNNNNNNNNNNNNNNNNNNNNNNNNNNNNNNNNNNNNNNNNNNNNNNNNNNNNNNNNNNNNNNNNNNNNNNNNNNNNNNNNNNNNNNNNNNNNNNNNNNNNNNNNNNNNNNNNNNNNNNNNNNNNNNNNNNNNNNNNNNNNNNNNNNNNNNNNNNNNNNNNNNNNNNNNNNNNNNNNNNNNNNNNNNNNNNNNNNNNNNNNNNNNNNNNNNNNNNNNNNNNNNNNNNNNNNNNNNNNNNNNNNNNNNNNNNNNNNNNNNNNNNNNNNNNNNNNNNNNNNNNNNNNNNNNNNNNNNNNNNNNNNNNNNNNNNNNNNNNNNNNNNNNNNNNNNNNNNNNNNNNNNNNNNNNNNNNNNNNNNNNNNNNNNNNNNNNNNNNNNNNNNNNNNNNNNNNNNNNNNNNNNNNNNNNNNNNNNNNNNNNNNNNNNNNNNNNNNNNNNNNNNNNNNNNNNNNNNNNNNNNNNNNNNNNNNNNNNNNNNNNNNNNNNNNNNNNNNNNNNNNNNNNNNNNNNNNNNNNNNNNNNNNNNNNNNNNNNNNNNNNNNNNNNNNNNNNNNNNNNNNNNNNNNNNNNNNNNNNNNNNNNNNNNNNNNNNNNNNNNNNNNNNNNNNNNNNNNNNNNNNNNNNNNNNNNNNNNNNNNNNNNNNNNNNNNNNNNNNNNNNNNNNNNNNNNNNNNNNNNNNNNNNNNNNNNNNNNNNNNNNNNNNNNNNNNNNNNNNNNNNNNNNNNNNNNNNNNNNNNNNNNNNNNNNNNNNNNNNNNNNNNNNNNNNNNNNNNNNNNNNNNNNNNNNNNNNNNNNNNNNNNNNNNNNNNNNNNNNNNNNNNNNNNNNNNNNNNNNNNNNNNNNNNNNNNNNNNNNNNNNNNNNNNNNNNNNNNNNNNNNNNNNNNNNNNNNNNNNNNNNNNNNNNNNNNNNNNNNNNNNNNNNNNNNNNNNNNNNNNNNNNNNNNNNNNNNNNNNNNNNNNNNNNNNNNNNNNNNNNNNNNNNNNNNNNNNNNNNNNNNNNNNNNNNNNNNNNNNNNNNNNNNNNNNNNNNN
Proteins encoded in this window:
- the LOC107868190 gene encoding calmodulin-lysine N-methyltransferase isoform X1; translated protein: MEKKSTISASSLRWKILRRSLIRPPSSNSEDKSEVSIQRISRKATHGFNLIPFHLVKDSVEENVNSSKENVMDSSRDATLCYTLPVSNAPSLILHQRVRDMAHLNDFEVCNRYDIDNTGLICQWPSEDVLSHYCLSRASIFREKRIIELGSGYGLAGLIVAMTTEAREVFISDGNPQVVDYIQRNVNANSGSFGGTEVKPLMLHWGQEKDTDISNTFDVIIASDCTFFKEFHEALVQTIKSLLKEEGPSEAILLSPRRGDSLDKFLAEVKDSGLHFSTDEIYDAEVWRRHQRFIEGDDSWPNYEMDHCYPLLVRITR
- the LOC107868190 gene encoding calmodulin-lysine N-methyltransferase isoform X2; protein product: MSADAELKEDKSEVSIQRISRKATHGFNLIPFHLVKDSVEENVNSSKENVMDSSRDATLCYTLPVSNAPSLILHQRVRDMAHLNDFEVCNRYDIDNTGLICQWPSEDVLSHYCLSRASIFREKRIIELGSGYGLAGLIVAMTTEAREVFISDGNPQVVDYIQRNVNANSGSFGGTEVKPLMLHWGQEKDTDISNTFDVIIASDCTFFKEFHEALVQTIKSLLKEEGPSEAILLSPRRGDSLDKFLAEVKDSGLHFSTDEIYDAEVWRRHQRFIEGDDSWPNYEMDHCYPLLVRITR